From Apium graveolens cultivar Ventura chromosome 9, ASM990537v1, whole genome shotgun sequence, the proteins below share one genomic window:
- the LOC141683576 gene encoding disease resistance protein Roq1-like, which yields MTTRCADLIQQLQEDISETDMYMMKELRQKESWELFSYHAFRKSLPPVSFLELSVSLVDYVGGHPLALKALGSSLRENNIKKILQLSYDELDDEKKKLIFLNIVFFFVEKDKDETAHIFKSCDYCPDAGIPVLVERFLLRIDEDNKFQMHNLIQDMGREVIREEYKHGKCLHLHLCRGNALEAFQNLEGTDKIEGLVDLTPGTQRHVSAKNFERLPNLRLLEIISPHDIGGNFERSFHELRFIRWRHCPWTHLPSSFCPQKLVSLDMTFSKLKTLWKGTMQPSVSLNTITVSYSKNLKTTPNFRDSKLVEKLLFRGCRNLLRVHPSIEQLSQLCHLDLNECGHLRELPETVA from the exons ATGACAACAAGATGTGCAGACCTGATACAGCAACTACAAGAAGACATATCAGAAACAGATATGTATATGATGAAGGAATTGAGACAAAAGGAGTCATGGGAGTTGTTTAGCTATCATGCCTTTCGAAAATCACTACCACCTGTAAGTTTCCTAGAGCTCTCAGTAAGTCTTGTAGATTATGTTGGAGGTCATCCATTAGCTCTGAAAGCATTGGGTTCGTCTCTGCGCG AGAACAATATAAAGAAAATTCTGCAACTCAGCTACGATGAATTAGATGAtgaaaagaaaaagttgataTTCCTTAATATTGTATTCTTTTTCGTCGAGAAGGATAAAGATGAGACTGCTCATATTTTCAAATCTTGTGATTACTGTCCAGACGCTGGAATACCAGTTCTAGTTGAAAGATTTCTACTAAGAATTGATGAGGATAATAAGTTTCAGATGCATAACCTTATACAGGACATGGGTAGGGAAGTTATTCGCGAAGAATACAAGCATGGTAAGTGTTTGCACTTGCACTTGTGTCGAGGAAATGCATTGGAGGCATTTCAGAATCTAGAG GGAACAGATAAAATTGAAGGTTTGGTAGATCTGACTCCGGGGACACAAAGACATGTCAGTGCCAAAAATTTTGAAAGACTGCCCAACTTGAGATTACTTGAAATAATTAGTCCACATGACATCGGGGGAAATTTCGAAAGATCATTTCATGAGTTGAGGTTCATCCGTTGGCGTCATTGCCCCTGGACACATCTACCTTCTAGTTTTTGTCCACAGAAGCTTGTCTCCCTTGACATGACATTTAGCAAACTGAAGACATTGTGGAAGGGCACCATG CAGCCTTCAGTGAGCCTGAATACTATCACCGTCAGTTACTCAAAGAACCTGAAAACAACCCCTAACTTTAGAGATTCAAAATTAGTTGAGAAGTTACTGTTTCGTGGTTGTAGGAACTTGCTAAGAGTTCATCCATCAATTGAACAGTTGAGTCAGTTGTGTCATTTGGATTTAAATGAGTGTGGCCATTTGAGAGAATTACCGGAGACAGTTGCATAA